From one Phocaeicola salanitronis DSM 18170 genomic stretch:
- a CDS encoding rhamnogalacturonan lyase family protein, with the protein MKTQLFFSALLAGLVVTGTTFAQDPRERNYYYEILKPQHEPKPLVEGFAQSKVKEYLNRGLSVAPAADGKGIYLSWRMLETDNAQARFDVYRSADGKTRKLNRKPIDTTCDFTDRSPVKGEAVYWVTCTADGKESEKVKADFSTLRNYRSIRLNRQVKAGKVGVADLNGDGTYDYIIRTPETNVDPGMPGDLTGKTYQIEAYLSDGTFLWSKDLGQGIEPGIWYSPYVVYDFNGDGKAEVALKTAPDNVRRDEKGRVDSGDEYLTVLDGMTGQEIAHVDWPKRNDRYGNLVRRNRNQIGMAFLDGKTPCILACRGTYKLMTVEAWQLNKDKLDPVWKWDGDEENPVVRSMGSHNMVCGDVDEDGREEILLGSCMLDDNGTLLWSAGLGHPDKVYLTDIHPERPGMEVFLCLEPWHDNGRGVCMVDARSGEPVWNIGHKTFHVGDGMVADIDASHKGLECFAKEDRKGGSTDQYLLAADGTYLSRNKDVPSCRNWAWWDADLLRETFAGDDNRWGASSSSNGKALSIVKWKGAELTHGIEGDILMIADLYGDWREEIVTALDGEIRIYTTNIPARDRRVTLMQDPVYRSYIAHRSMGYPQSPVPSYYLGE; encoded by the coding sequence ATGAAAACACAACTTTTCTTTTCTGCATTGCTTGCCGGATTGGTCGTTACAGGTACAACCTTTGCGCAAGATCCAAGAGAACGGAATTATTATTATGAAATTTTGAAACCCCAACATGAACCGAAGCCTTTGGTGGAAGGGTTTGCCCAATCGAAAGTGAAGGAATACCTGAACCGGGGATTGTCTGTAGCTCCGGCTGCAGACGGAAAAGGCATTTATCTGAGCTGGAGAATGCTTGAGACGGATAATGCGCAGGCTCGTTTTGATGTGTACCGTTCGGCTGACGGAAAGACCAGAAAACTGAACCGGAAACCGATAGATACTACTTGTGACTTTACCGACCGTTCTCCGGTGAAGGGAGAAGCGGTCTATTGGGTGACGTGTACTGCTGACGGCAAGGAGTCGGAAAAGGTGAAGGCGGATTTCAGTACCCTGCGCAATTACCGGTCGATTCGCTTGAACAGGCAGGTCAAAGCCGGCAAGGTAGGAGTTGCCGATTTGAACGGGGACGGTACATACGATTACATCATCCGCACACCGGAAACGAATGTCGACCCGGGTATGCCGGGTGACTTGACGGGGAAGACTTATCAGATAGAAGCCTATTTAAGTGACGGCACTTTTTTATGGTCGAAAGATTTGGGGCAAGGCATTGAACCGGGAATCTGGTATTCGCCTTACGTAGTCTATGACTTTAATGGAGACGGGAAAGCCGAAGTGGCATTGAAAACGGCTCCGGACAATGTGCGGAGAGATGAGAAAGGAAGAGTGGATTCGGGGGATGAATATTTGACGGTATTAGACGGCATGACGGGACAGGAAATCGCTCATGTAGACTGGCCCAAACGGAATGACCGTTATGGCAATCTGGTGCGCAGGAACCGGAATCAGATCGGCATGGCTTTCCTGGACGGGAAAACTCCCTGTATCTTGGCATGCAGGGGAACGTATAAACTGATGACGGTAGAGGCGTGGCAACTGAACAAGGACAAGTTGGACCCGGTATGGAAATGGGACGGTGACGAGGAGAATCCGGTGGTCAGAAGCATGGGTTCGCACAATATGGTATGCGGTGATGTGGATGAAGACGGAAGGGAAGAAATCTTGTTGGGCTCGTGTATGCTGGATGATAACGGTACGCTGCTCTGGTCTGCCGGACTGGGACATCCCGATAAGGTTTATCTGACAGACATTCATCCGGAACGTCCGGGAATGGAAGTGTTCTTATGTCTGGAGCCTTGGCATGATAACGGAAGAGGCGTATGCATGGTAGACGCACGCAGCGGCGAGCCGGTGTGGAACATCGGGCATAAGACGTTTCATGTAGGCGACGGAATGGTGGCAGACATTGATGCATCGCATAAAGGACTGGAATGTTTCGCCAAAGAAGACAGGAAAGGCGGAAGTACCGACCAGTATCTGTTGGCTGCCGACGGGACGTATTTGAGCCGGAACAAGGATGTGCCTTCTTGCCGGAACTGGGCTTGGTGGGATGCCGATTTGCTCAGGGAAACTTTTGCAGGCGATGACAACCGTTGGGGAGCCAGCTCTTCTTCGAACGGAAAGGCGCTGAGCATTGTGAAGTGGAAAGGTGCGGAGCTTACCCACGGCATTGAGGGGGATATCCTGATGATTGCTGACTTGTATGGCGACTGGCGGGAAGAGATTGTAACGGCGTTGGATGGTGAAATCCGGATTTATACGACGAATATCCCGGCACGTGACCGGCGTGTGACATTGATGCAGGATCCTGTTTACAGAAGCTATATCGCACACCGTTCCATGGGGTATCCCCAGTCGCCTGTCCCTTCTTATTATTTAGGAGAATAA
- a CDS encoding RagB/SusD family nutrient uptake outer membrane protein, with protein MKLNKTLFTLLIAGVAGGMATSCSDSFLDEELITQPSTDRFKTQEGLDELVTGAYQKLKFKFNYIWAIECYNMGVDEFTDANNTMPAWNHYSQDLNSAETGANQPMWDNMYGLIEPANILITNIPQFYSQSSATYNTRLGEAYFLRGYAYFELVKQFGGVPIKLNPSTSVETTFTRNSEEEVYAQIISDLEQAYSLLPESPEATGRITKWAAAHFLAKAHLFRASELYSDWNDSYIAQDLQDVIKYGTEVCNAHPLCSNYVDLWDYTEPNGANEKVSEVILAAQFSNDESTWGRYGNQMHLYYPSVYQDMAGTKRDISGGREFSYVSATEYTMQVFDRVNDSRFWKSFITCYGANDTSSAPTWSKGDIQSGYAPEGAVEGGKRFVAGEIGIKYIVNNPGDTRYTKYEELNTETGLTAPVEAKILKNGKISAPHTFVRYYAGQAQSWNLDPQNSTGNYYSIVPHKRSVALSKFRDGYRNSVASQFGTRDAIIARSAEDVLMVAEAYIRQGESQYANAIEWINKLRDRAAYQAGEDRSVNVDGGQAYKNNPYCSGNGGGYSPDGAIYSEENTYYESNNLEGQEDVYNAQSSLDNMHLNSVSDIYNSEVDQPIYDALGCSSNADKMMCFLLNERTRELCGELYRWEDLARTMTLDARWHAFNDGVSRGIGEFDPAKHYYRPIPQSFLDGITNENGGALSNEEKQAMQNPGY; from the coding sequence ATGAAACTAAATAAAACATTATTTACTCTGCTGATAGCAGGAGTAGCGGGAGGTATGGCTACTTCGTGTAGCGATTCTTTCCTTGACGAGGAACTGATTACCCAGCCCAGTACAGATCGTTTTAAAACTCAAGAGGGTTTGGATGAATTGGTAACAGGTGCTTATCAAAAATTGAAATTTAAATTCAATTATATTTGGGCTATCGAATGCTATAATATGGGTGTCGATGAATTTACGGATGCCAATAATACCATGCCGGCGTGGAATCATTATAGTCAGGACTTAAACTCTGCAGAAACGGGCGCTAATCAGCCCATGTGGGATAATATGTATGGTTTGATAGAACCTGCCAATATCTTAATAACCAATATTCCGCAATTTTATAGCCAGTCGAGTGCTACATATAACACTCGTTTGGGTGAAGCCTATTTCTTGAGAGGATATGCCTATTTTGAACTGGTAAAACAATTTGGCGGTGTACCTATCAAATTAAATCCTTCTACCTCGGTAGAAACAACATTTACCCGTAATAGCGAAGAAGAGGTTTATGCTCAAATTATATCTGATTTAGAACAAGCCTATAGCTTGTTACCGGAATCTCCTGAAGCAACCGGTCGTATTACGAAGTGGGCTGCTGCGCATTTCTTGGCTAAAGCACATTTGTTCCGTGCTTCGGAGTTATATAGTGACTGGAATGATAGTTATATAGCACAAGATTTACAGGATGTCATTAAATATGGAACAGAGGTATGCAATGCTCATCCTTTATGTTCTAATTATGTAGATTTGTGGGATTATACAGAACCCAATGGGGCAAACGAAAAAGTAAGCGAAGTAATTTTGGCTGCACAATTTTCAAATGATGAATCTACATGGGGACGATATGGAAATCAGATGCACTTATATTATCCTTCAGTTTATCAGGATATGGCAGGAACAAAACGTGACATTTCAGGTGGACGTGAATTTTCTTACGTGAGTGCAACGGAATACACCATGCAGGTTTTCGACCGTGTGAATGATTCTCGTTTTTGGAAATCGTTTATTACTTGTTATGGCGCGAATGATACTTCCAGTGCTCCTACTTGGAGTAAAGGAGATATTCAATCCGGTTATGCTCCGGAAGGTGCTGTAGAAGGTGGCAAACGTTTTGTGGCAGGTGAAATAGGTATTAAATATATCGTAAATAATCCTGGTGATACTCGTTATACAAAATATGAAGAGTTGAATACAGAAACAGGTCTTACCGCCCCTGTAGAAGCAAAAATATTGAAGAATGGAAAGATTTCTGCTCCTCATACTTTTGTTCGCTATTATGCAGGACAAGCACAAAGCTGGAACTTGGATCCGCAAAATTCAACCGGAAACTATTATAGTATTGTACCTCACAAACGTTCTGTAGCGTTGTCTAAATTTAGAGATGGCTATCGTAACTCTGTTGCTTCTCAATTTGGAACACGTGATGCGATTATTGCTCGTTCTGCAGAAGATGTGTTGATGGTAGCTGAAGCGTATATTCGTCAAGGCGAGTCACAATATGCCAATGCTATTGAATGGATTAATAAGTTGCGCGACCGTGCTGCTTATCAAGCCGGTGAAGATAGAAGTGTAAATGTAGATGGTGGTCAGGCGTACAAAAATAATCCTTATTGCAGTGGAAACGGTGGTGGATATTCTCCTGATGGTGCAATTTATAGTGAAGAAAATACGTATTACGAATCGAATAACTTGGAAGGTCAGGAAGATGTGTACAATGCACAGTCTTCTTTGGATAATATGCACCTGAATAGTGTCAGCGATATCTATAATTCGGAAGTAGACCAGCCGATTTACGATGCGTTGGGTTGCAGCAGCAATGCAGACAAGATGATGTGTTTCTTGCTGAACGAACGTACCCGCGAGCTTTGTGGTGAATTGTATCGTTGGGAAGACCTTGCCCGTACCATGACTTTGGATGCCCGTTGGCATGCATTTAATGACGGTGTAAGCCGTGGCATCGGTGAATTTGATCCGGCGAAACATTATTATCGTCCGATTCCACAATCGTTCTTGGACGGTATCACCAACGAAAACGGTGGTGCATTAAGCAATGAAGAAAAACAAGCTATGCAGAATCCGGGATATTAA
- a CDS encoding tyrosine-type recombinase/integrase: protein MTTFSIVIVPAKRLANGKHRIRIAVAHHSQTRYITTPFLLDSKSQLRNGKVVRHAYADQINRILNRQLDEYALILSTLPYAEGLTCTEIIRYILQTKEKEGISFSRFAGEFLKSMENNEQVKSYKLYKSALKHFFSLFGESLLLKQINPRHIRQYREELKRKALSDTTVRIYLTLMKVMLNHAVKMGYVRYAIHPFAACKFPAARIRELDLTVEEVKRIRDAHLTDRHLITVRDIFMLSYYLGGINLRDLLDCRFAEGGTVLKYARHKTRRSKSGENETAFSIQPEARTLIERYRSPDGRLAFEGNTIYNKVYSLVYRYMKKVARLAGVSSNVSFYSTRKSFVQHGYDLGIQIETIEYCIGHSMKANRPVCNYLRIMQRHADAAMRKIFDALL from the coding sequence ATGACCACTTTTTCTATTGTAATCGTTCCTGCCAAGCGATTGGCAAACGGGAAGCACCGCATCCGGATTGCGGTGGCTCATCATTCGCAAACCCGGTATATCACGACTCCCTTTCTTTTGGACTCCAAATCCCAGCTCCGGAATGGCAAAGTAGTCCGACATGCCTATGCCGACCAAATCAACCGTATCCTGAACAGGCAACTGGACGAATACGCCTTGATTCTGTCCACCCTTCCGTATGCCGAAGGATTGACGTGCACTGAAATCATCCGTTACATCCTTCAAACAAAGGAAAAGGAAGGGATTTCTTTCTCCCGGTTCGCCGGCGAGTTTCTGAAAAGTATGGAAAACAACGAGCAAGTCAAGTCGTACAAGCTTTACAAGTCGGCTTTGAAACATTTCTTCTCCCTCTTCGGCGAATCTTTGCTTCTGAAGCAGATAAACCCGCGGCACATCCGGCAATACCGGGAGGAGCTGAAACGGAAAGCGCTTTCGGATACAACGGTACGCATCTACCTGACGCTGATGAAGGTCATGCTGAACCATGCGGTTAAAATGGGGTACGTGCGTTATGCCATACATCCTTTTGCGGCTTGCAAATTTCCGGCTGCCCGCATCCGTGAACTCGACCTGACGGTAGAAGAGGTGAAACGGATACGTGACGCGCACCTGACGGACAGACACCTCATCACCGTGCGCGATATTTTTATGCTCAGCTATTACTTGGGAGGAATCAACTTGAGGGATTTGCTGGATTGCCGTTTTGCCGAAGGCGGTACGGTCTTGAAATATGCCCGCCATAAAACCCGTAGAAGCAAAAGCGGTGAAAACGAAACGGCATTTTCCATTCAGCCCGAAGCAAGAACGCTGATAGAGCGGTACCGTTCGCCCGACGGCAGGCTGGCTTTCGAAGGAAACACTATATATAATAAGGTGTATAGCCTGGTTTACCGGTATATGAAAAAAGTGGCACGTCTGGCAGGGGTTTCTTCTAATGTCTCGTTCTATTCGACACGGAAGTCTTTCGTCCAGCATGGGTATGACCTCGGCATCCAGATAGAAACCATCGAATACTGCATCGGGCACAGCATGAAGGCCAATCGTCCTGTCTGCAATTACCTCCGCATCATGCAGCGTCATGCCGATGCAGCCATGCGGAAGATTTTCGATGCGCTGCTGTAA
- a CDS encoding SusC/RagA family TonB-linked outer membrane protein, with amino-acid sequence MYAQGKTVSGTVVDKTGETVIGASVVVKGTTNGTITDFDGKFTLSNVPNDGTIEISFVGYKTQTISVAGKSTVQVVLEEDTEVLDEVVVVGYGIQKKSDVTGAMARVGEKELKAMPVKNALEGMQGKTAGVDITSSQRPGEVGKINIRGVRSITADQDPLYVVDGMIIQNGGIENINPSDIESIDVLKDASATAIYGSRGANGVVLVTTKKGKEGKISLNYSGTVTFETLHDVTEMMSAAEWLDYARLAKYNMGSYPSATPDYAGDRAAFGSVAASWANIEKAWEGGTYDPSKIGSYDWASHGKQTGITHEHTLSASGGTDKFQGYASFGYLNQKGTQPGQAYERYTLKTSFDANPIDFFKMGANINASYSDQDYGYSFTKSVTGSGDLYSALRSMLPWTVPYDENGEYIRNPNGDVNIINPIRELDYNTNQRRTFRANASMYAQVDFGKIWEPLEGLSYRLQFGPEFQYYTLGIANAADGINGDGNNRAQYKNEQKRSWTLDNLIYYNRSFGDKHDLGLTLMQSASAYHYEMGDMRATNVASADELWYNMASAGSLNSFGTGLTETQMESFMIRANYGFMDRYLLTASIRWDGASQLAPGHKWASFPSMAVAWRIDQEEFMQDLNWLSQLKLRFGYGVTGNAAIDAYATKGAITSLYYNWGQTDSSLGYVPSDPSAKDPAKMANPDLGWERTTQYNVGLDYGFFNNRLTGSLDAYWTKTKDLLLSMTIPSLTGYTSTFANVGKTSGWGIDLQINAIPVQTKDFTWNTTLTWSMDRNQIDELSNGRTEDVNNRWFVGEEIGVYYDYVYDGIWKTSEAEEAAKYGRKPGQIKVKDLNHDGVIDATNDRQIVGKVRPDWTAGWNNTFSYKNFELSFFILSRWGFTVPQGAATLDGRYMQRKLDYWVAGTNEDAEYYSPGSNGEAADTYSSSMNYQDGSYIKVRNISLGYNFTPKQLKNTGLSTLKVYVQAMNPFTIYKATDWLDTDLLNYDNNTTTFGSPTTLKSWVIGLNIGF; translated from the coding sequence ATGTACGCGCAAGGCAAAACCGTGTCGGGTACGGTGGTCGACAAGACCGGCGAAACCGTTATCGGCGCGAGTGTGGTAGTAAAAGGCACGACGAACGGTACGATTACCGATTTCGACGGCAAGTTCACCTTATCTAATGTCCCTAATGACGGGACCATCGAAATCAGTTTTGTGGGCTACAAGACCCAGACGATTTCGGTAGCGGGGAAAAGCACGGTTCAGGTGGTGTTGGAAGAAGACACCGAAGTGCTGGACGAAGTAGTGGTAGTAGGTTACGGTATCCAGAAGAAATCGGACGTGACCGGTGCGATGGCACGCGTGGGTGAAAAAGAATTGAAAGCGATGCCGGTAAAGAATGCCTTGGAAGGTATGCAAGGTAAGACAGCCGGCGTGGACATCACTTCCAGCCAGCGTCCGGGTGAAGTAGGTAAAATCAATATCCGTGGTGTGCGCTCCATTACAGCAGACCAAGACCCGTTGTATGTTGTGGACGGTATGATTATCCAGAACGGCGGTATCGAAAACATCAACCCGTCGGATATCGAATCTATCGACGTACTGAAGGATGCTTCGGCAACCGCTATTTACGGTTCACGCGGTGCGAACGGTGTTGTATTGGTAACTACTAAAAAAGGTAAGGAAGGAAAGATTTCCTTGAACTATTCGGGTACCGTTACTTTCGAAACCCTGCATGACGTAACCGAGATGATGTCGGCTGCGGAATGGTTGGACTATGCCCGTCTGGCAAAGTACAACATGGGTTCTTATCCTTCGGCTACTCCTGATTATGCAGGTGATAGAGCTGCATTCGGCAGTGTAGCCGCTTCGTGGGCAAACATTGAAAAAGCATGGGAAGGCGGCACATACGATCCTTCGAAAATAGGTTCTTACGACTGGGCTTCGCATGGCAAGCAGACCGGTATCACTCACGAACATACCCTGAGCGCATCGGGCGGTACAGACAAGTTCCAAGGCTATGCTTCGTTCGGTTACCTGAACCAGAAAGGCACACAGCCGGGACAGGCTTACGAACGCTATACGTTAAAGACCTCATTTGATGCCAATCCGATAGACTTCTTTAAGATGGGTGCCAACATTAACGCTTCGTATTCCGATCAGGACTATGGATACAGCTTTACCAAGTCCGTAACCGGTTCCGGTGATTTATACAGTGCATTAAGAAGCATGTTGCCGTGGACGGTTCCATACGATGAAAACGGCGAATATATCCGCAATCCGAACGGGGATGTCAACATCATCAACCCGATTCGGGAATTGGATTACAATACCAACCAACGCCGTACCTTCCGTGCCAATGCCAGTATGTATGCACAGGTAGACTTCGGCAAGATCTGGGAACCGCTGGAAGGACTTTCTTACCGTCTGCAGTTCGGTCCCGAATTCCAATATTATACGTTGGGTATTGCCAATGCAGCCGATGGTATCAACGGAGACGGCAATAACAGAGCGCAATATAAGAATGAGCAAAAACGTTCGTGGACCTTGGATAACCTGATTTATTACAATCGGAGTTTCGGTGACAAGCACGATTTGGGCTTGACCTTGATGCAGTCGGCTTCGGCTTACCATTACGAAATGGGCGATATGCGTGCAACAAATGTGGCTTCTGCTGATGAGTTGTGGTATAATATGGCTTCTGCCGGCAGTTTGAATTCATTTGGTACCGGACTGACCGAGACTCAGATGGAATCCTTCATGATTCGTGCCAACTATGGCTTTATGGACCGTTACTTGCTGACCGCTTCTATCCGTTGGGACGGTGCGTCGCAGTTGGCTCCGGGTCATAAGTGGGCAAGCTTCCCTTCAATGGCAGTCGCTTGGCGTATCGACCAGGAAGAATTTATGCAAGACCTGAATTGGTTGAGCCAATTGAAACTGCGTTTCGGATATGGTGTAACGGGTAATGCAGCAATTGATGCATACGCTACTAAGGGTGCAATAACAAGTCTGTATTATAATTGGGGACAAACCGATTCGTCATTAGGTTATGTACCTTCAGATCCTTCAGCTAAAGATCCTGCTAAAATGGCAAATCCTGATTTAGGTTGGGAACGTACGACTCAATATAACGTGGGATTGGATTACGGTTTCTTCAATAACCGTTTGACCGGTAGTTTGGATGCTTACTGGACTAAGACAAAAGACTTGCTGTTGTCCATGACTATTCCTTCACTTACAGGTTATACTTCTACTTTTGCCAATGTGGGTAAGACTTCAGGTTGGGGTATTGATTTGCAAATCAATGCCATTCCGGTACAGACCAAAGACTTTACGTGGAATACAACTTTGACTTGGTCAATGGACCGTAACCAGATTGACGAGTTGTCTAACGGAAGAACCGAAGATGTAAATAATAGATGGTTTGTCGGCGAAGAAATCGGGGTATATTATGACTATGTATATGACGGTATCTGGAAGACATCGGAAGCTGAAGAAGCTGCCAAGTATGGACGTAAGCCCGGACAGATCAAGGTGAAAGACTTGAATCATGATGGCGTTATCGATGCTACGAATGACCGTCAGATTGTAGGTAAAGTACGTCCGGATTGGACTGCAGGCTGGAACAATACATTCAGCTATAAGAATTTTGAACTCTCATTCTTTATCCTTTCGCGCTGGGGCTTTACCGTACCTCAAGGAGCTGCTACCTTGGACGGACGCTATATGCAGCGTAAATTGGATTATTGGGTAGCCGGAACCAACGAGGATGCCGAATACTATTCTCCGGGTTCGAACGGTGAAGCAGCCGATACTTATAGTTCTTCTATGAATTACCAAGACGGTTCGTACATCAAGGTACGTAACATTTCGTTGGGATATAACTTTACACCCAAACAGTTAAAGAATACCGGATTAAGTACCTTGAAGGTATATGTACAGGCAATGAACCCGTTCACTATCTACAAGGCTACCGATTGGCTGGATACCGACTTGTTGAACTACGATAACAATACCACGACTTTTGGTTCGCCCACTACGCTGAAGAGCTGGGTTATCGGATTGAACATCGGCTTCTAA